A single genomic interval of Candidatus Methylomirabilota bacterium harbors:
- a CDS encoding tetratricopeptide repeat protein, whose protein sequence is MSIRFGLIVGLLFAILVTYLASLNPTRVHIALGSDWAFDVPVMALVAIVFVAGAVLASAVGLVRDVSRPHPRRPWRVEPGPVAVALGGDEVGRHGEPTRVHVERDDLIERRRWAEALEVQTRLLQEAPRDRRAAEERILAGLHYEVARDRLEGSDRAAAMSHLKEALRLQPGFVPAALLLGDTHLKAGEPREALRVWERAAEASHAALPLLGRLEQLHRTEGRPTRMISLYQDALARHPDNQALAFGLGRVYFELTMLDEAAEQFQKMEVRAPDLPQIHAYLGAILERRGQFRDAMEEYRRALRLSDSVEWPHRCAECGAVHSRWVDRCPTCRRWNTFRP, encoded by the coding sequence GTGTCGATCCGCTTCGGGCTCATCGTCGGTCTGCTCTTCGCCATCCTCGTCACCTACCTCGCCTCCCTCAATCCCACTCGCGTCCACATCGCCCTCGGCAGTGACTGGGCCTTCGACGTCCCGGTCATGGCTCTCGTCGCCATCGTCTTCGTCGCGGGCGCGGTGCTCGCCTCGGCGGTCGGCCTGGTTCGTGACGTCTCCCGGCCGCATCCACGCCGCCCATGGCGCGTCGAGCCCGGGCCGGTGGCCGTGGCGCTCGGAGGCGACGAGGTCGGGCGGCATGGCGAGCCGACGCGAGTCCACGTGGAACGGGACGACCTGATCGAGCGTCGACGCTGGGCCGAGGCGCTCGAGGTCCAGACCCGGCTGCTCCAGGAGGCGCCCCGTGACCGACGGGCGGCCGAGGAGAGGATCCTCGCCGGCCTGCACTATGAGGTGGCCCGGGACCGGCTGGAAGGGAGCGATCGCGCGGCTGCCATGTCTCATCTGAAGGAAGCCCTGCGGCTGCAGCCGGGCTTCGTGCCGGCGGCCCTGCTCCTCGGCGACACGCACCTCAAGGCGGGCGAGCCGCGGGAGGCCTTGCGCGTGTGGGAGCGGGCGGCCGAGGCCTCGCACGCCGCCCTGCCCCTGCTGGGGCGCCTCGAGCAGCTGCATCGCACCGAGGGTCGTCCGACCCGCATGATCTCGCTCTACCAGGACGCCCTCGCGCGCCATCCGGACAACCAGGCGCTGGCGTTCGGGCTCGGCCGGGTCTACTTCGAGCTCACGATGCTCGACGAGGCCGCCGAGCAGTTTCAGAAGATGGAGGTGCGGGCCCCCGATCTGCCGCAGATCCACGCCTATCTGGGAGCCATCCTGGAACGGCGCGGCCAGTTCCGTGACGCGATGGAGGAGTACCGGCGCGCGCTGCGGCTGAGCGACAGCGTGGAGTGGCCACATCGGTGCGCCGAGTGCGGCGCGGTGCACTCGCGCTGGGTCGACCGTTGCCCGACGTGTCGTCGCTGGAACACCTTCCGGCCCTAG
- a CDS encoding ComF family protein, whose amino-acid sequence MSSLEHLPALVRPGRDTGRWRCWTGVLLDLVFPPFCTVCRAPLSEARRGPLCLVCWDALERIGPPWCRTCGVPMAAALRSIDTPLCGECRLRPPVFAYARAGARYGDVAREALHALKFKGRRRLAGPLADLIVEGGAARLPKGRPDLLVPVPLHPRRHRERGFNQASLLARRLGEAWSVPVRDDVLLRVVATASQTALESNARRSNVRNAFRLRRPETVAGRHVIVVDDILTTGATVSECVLTLQAGGTATVGVLTVARVV is encoded by the coding sequence GTGTCGTCGCTGGAACACCTTCCGGCCCTAGTTCGCCCCGGCCGCGACACCGGGCGGTGGCGCTGCTGGACCGGCGTCCTGCTGGACCTCGTCTTCCCACCCTTCTGCACGGTGTGCCGGGCGCCCCTGTCCGAAGCGCGGCGTGGGCCGCTGTGCCTCGTGTGCTGGGACGCACTGGAGCGGATCGGCCCGCCGTGGTGCCGCACCTGCGGCGTCCCCATGGCGGCGGCGCTCCGGTCGATCGACACGCCGCTCTGCGGCGAATGCCGGCTTCGGCCGCCGGTGTTCGCCTATGCGCGCGCGGGCGCGCGCTACGGAGACGTGGCGCGCGAGGCGCTCCACGCGCTGAAGTTCAAAGGCCGACGGAGGCTGGCCGGCCCGCTGGCCGACCTGATCGTCGAGGGCGGCGCCGCCCGGCTGCCGAAGGGACGGCCGGACCTGCTGGTGCCGGTGCCGTTGCACCCGCGCCGGCATCGGGAGCGGGGGTTCAACCAGGCCTCGTTGCTCGCCCGTCGCCTCGGCGAGGCCTGGAGCGTGCCGGTCCGGGACGACGTCCTGCTCCGCGTCGTGGCCACCGCGTCCCAGACCGCGCTCGAGTCGAACGCCCGGCGCTCCAACGTCCGGAATGCGTTCCGGTTGCGGCGCCCGGAGACGGTCGCGGGTCGACACGTCATCGTCGTGGACGACATCCTGACCACCGGGGCGACCGTCTCCGAATGTGTGCTCACCCTGCAGGCCGGCGGGACTGCGACCGTCGGCGTCCTGACGGTCGCACGGGTCGTCTAG